TTTCAGACTATCTAGCAGGAAACAAATCCCAATCCGGCATCATGGTTGGCAGGTTGAAATAATTTCAACTCATAGCCAAAACCCTAAACATTCAAGGTGGGAGAGGTAGCTAATCTAAATCCATTCTTATTTTCTAAATTCTTACCTTATTTCCTTATTCGAAATTTTGTCCCATGGAAACATACAATCTTCACATCAATGGCAAAAAACAGGAGGTAACTGCCCCTGAAGACATGCCTTTGCTTTGGGTTCTTCGAGACCTCCTGCAATTAAAAGGAACCAAATTTGGATGTGGTCAAGCCCTTTGCGGTGCATGCACGGTTCATTTGGATGATATTGCTGTTCGATCCTGCAGCCTTCCTATTTCAGAAGTAGGAAATGGAAAAATTACAACGATCGAAGGCCTTTCCAAAGAAGGGACTCACCCACTCCAAGAAGCTTGGGTGGAGAATGTTGTTCCTCAATGTGGGTATTGCCAAGGTGGACAAATCATGTCTGCAGCAGCTTTGCTCAAGCAAAATCCAAGTCCGACAGAGGAAGAAATCGAATCTGTAATGCAAGGCAATCTTTGCAGATGCGGCACCTACAATCGAATCAAAGAAGCCATCCTTACCGCATCTAAACACTAATCCGATAGCTTATGAAAAATTTTATCCCAGTGTTTAAGGAAAAAAATAAATCTGCCGAGGATCGATCAAAGGTATTCATAGCTTCTCGACGAGATTTCCTAAAAATCGGATCCCTCGCAGCAGGTGGTTTTGTCTTAGGAGTCAATTTCCAATGCTCAAGTCCAAGTGGAGAAGTAATCACCTTTGCCCCAAATGTGTATATATCCATAGGATCAGATAATGTGGTCACCTTGATCGCACACCGATCTGAAATGGGCACAGGGATCAGAACATCCTTGCCGATGATTATGGCGGATGAGTTGGGAGCCGATTGGAATGCAATCAAAATTGTTCAGGCTGAAGGAGATGAGGAAAAATATGGCAATCAGAATACCGATGGCTCATTTTCAGTTCGGATGTTTTTTGAACCGATGCGAAAAGCTGGAGCAACAGCAAGGGAGCTTTTGATTCAAGCGGCTGCCTCTAAATGGGGCGTAGATCCTGCCGAATGCTACACTGAAAACTCAGAAGTACACCTGAAGGAAAGCCGAAAAAAAGTCAAGTTCGGGGATTTAGTAGAAATCCTTCCTACTCTCCCACTTCCTGACGCGAACAGTGTAAAAACAAAGGATTTGGCGGAATACAAATTGGTTGGAACCGATGTAGCCATCTATGATGCTAAAGACATAGCGACAGGAAAGGCAGTATTTGGTGCGGACGTGGACTTACCCAATATGCAGATCGCAATGATCGCAAGAAGCCCAGTCGTAGGTGCAAAAATCCTTTCTTATTCGGATGAAAAAGCATTGGCCATTCCAGGGGTGAGTCAGGTAATTAAAATTGAAGGTGCAGGAATCCCAGCAGGATTAGACAAGCCTTTGGAAGGTTTGGCTGTATTAGCTTCAAATACTTGGGCTGCCAAAAAAGGCAGAGAGGCCCTGGAAATTGAATGGGATTTAGGACCAAATCAAACCTACAACTCAGCAGAACAACTGGCTGAAATGGTTCAATCCACTCAGAAACCCGGAAAGGTAAGACGAGAACGAGGGAACTTCAATAGCGCTAAATCCAGCGCTAGTAAGGTCTTGGACAAAACATTTCAAGCTCCATTTTATGCCCATGCGACGATGGAACCCATTGCAGTCATTGCCGAATATCGCGGAGATGGCTCAATCGAAATCTGGGCACCCACTCAACATCCTCAATGGGCCCGAGGTGCTGTGGCAGGAGCTTTAGGCCTTGAATTGGAAAAAGTAAAAATGAACGTCACACTGCTGGGAGGTGGATTTGGGAGAAAATCCAAACCTGATGCAGTGGTGGAAGCAGCGCTTCTTTCTAAAGCTGCTAAAGTTCCGGTTCGAGTTCAATGGACCCGAGAGGACGATATTCATCACGATTTTTACCATGCTCAAAGTGCGCAGCGAATTGTTGCTACGCTAGATTCTTCTAATCAACTGACTGGCTGGAACCATCATACCGTTTTCCCTGCAATTGGAGCTACCGGAAATCCGGATGAACTTCATCCTTCCGATGGTGAATTAGGTTTGGGTTGTACTGATTATCCATTTGATGTTCCAAATCTTCGAATTGAAACGCACGAGTCCAAAGCTCATACACGAATCGGCTGGCTTCGCTCGGTGAGTAATATTCACCATGCTTTTGCTATCCAATGCATGATGGATGAGATAGCAGAAATGAGAGGAAAAGATCCGATTGAGCAGGCCATCGAACTCTTAGGCGAAGATCGAAACTTGAGTTTTGCAGAAGAAACCGGTGGAAAATATGAAAACTATGGGGAGAAAATCGAAGACTTCCCATGGAATACCGGGAGAATGAAAAAGGTGATTCAGGCCGTAGCGGAAAAATCTAACTGGGCGGCTCAAGTGGCTGCTGGCAAAGCAGTGGGATTTGCCGCGCATAAGAGCTTCTTGACCTATGTGGCTTGTGTCGTTTTGGTAGAAAAGGATGCCAACGGACGATTGACGATCCCGGAAGTACATTATGCGGTAGATTGTGGAATCCCTGTAAATACGGATCGAATCAAGTCTCAATTTGAAGGAGGAGCGCAATTTGCTACCAGTTTGGCGATGACTTCTGCGATTACGTTCGAAAATGGCCAAGTACAGCAAAACAACTTTGATTCGTATCAAATCATCCGAATGCCACAGGCTCCAAAGAAAATTGAAGTACATATCGTTTCAAGTACCGAAAAACCGACTGGGGTGGGTGAACCACCAGTTCCGCCTTACATTCCAGCGTTGGCAAATGCCGTTTATAAGTTGACAGGAAAGCGGATTTACAGTTTGCCGTTCAGCATCTAAGAAAAAACCAAAAAGCCATCCCTGGGGATGGCTTTTCTTTTAATTCTTATCGACCAAAATCATCCTGAAGCCTTACGATATCATCTTCATCTGAGGGATTTTCACGGTCAGTATGTTGCCAGATTTCAGCGACGACGCACCAATTTTCTAAGCCTATTAATCGGTGTCTTTCTCCCTGCTGCAATTTGATTTTATCTCCTTTTTTCAAAACAACTCGACCTTGTTCTTCATCAGTCAGGCTGGTGGCTACAGCCACTTCACCTTCAATGCACCGCCAAATTTCAGCTCTACGAAAATGGTATTGCCAACTCAACCGCATTTCTGGAGCCACCAATAAAATTTTGGGACTGAGTTTTCCTGAGATTTTCAAGGAGTCAAGATCTTCCTCTGGAAAAAATTCAGCTGCAAATTCTTTCGCTTGATCCTCATTGATTACCAAAAATCCACCCCAAGGTCGATCTCGATCTTGCTTGACTACTTCAAGCCCCAGACTTTCCATCAAGGCAATCGCCTTTTCAAAAATTTCTTGCTTCATTTTTTACAATTCTAACCTGAGTGATTTCTACATTTCTTCACTCCTGCAAACTTAAGATATCATTAACCTTTATCAGTGGCAAATTTCCATTTCTTAATCTTTATGAATTAAATTTCAGATAAAGACCCAAATTTCTATCTGATATTCCCCTCAAAATGAAAAAAATCAACCTCATATTGGCATTTTCCCTTCTTTCGCTTAATCTGACTTTCGCCCAAGAAAAACCCCTTCGGATTCTAATGATCGGTGCACATCCAGATGATTGCGATATCAAGGCCGGAGGCACAGCAGCCTTATTTTCAAAAATGGGTCATGAAGTCAAATTCCTTTCTGTGACAAACGGAGATGCCGGACACATGGAAATGGGAGGTGGAATACTGGCCAAAAGAAGATACGCAGAGACTCAGGAAGTGGCTAAGCGTTTGGGGATCCAATACGATGTATTAGATAATCACGATGGGGAATTGTTACCAACCTTAGAAATCCGACTCGAGGTGATTCGGAAAATCAGAGAGTGGGGTGCCGATGTGGTTATTTCTCACCGACCCAACGACTATCATCCTGATCATCGGTATACTGGAGTCTTGGTTCAAGATGCCGCATTTATGGTAGGAGTTCCAAATATTGCAGCAGACACGCCTCCTCTTCGGAAAAATCCGATTTTCCTTTATTACCAAGACAATTTTCAAAAGCCAAATCCATTCTCGCCAGATGTGGTAATTGACATTACTTCGGTCATCGATCAGAAAATAGCGGCACTTGATGCCCATACCTCCCAGTTTTATGAGTGGCTTCCGTGGATTGGCAATGAAACAGATGTCATCCCTGAGGGAAAGGAAGAGCGGATCACATGGCTTAAATCCAAACGAGCTTTGGCCCCGAATCAAGCTGTAAAACAGGCACTTGAAAACTGGTATGGAAAAGAAAAAGCCTCAGCAGTAGAATTTGCTGAGGCATTTGAAATTTGTGAATATGGAAGCCGGCCTACTCAAGCGGATTTATTACGCTTATTCCCGATGATTTCGAATCAAAAGGAACAGTAGGTCAAGGTTACCAGGACCCTATTTCTGAATCCATCCAAGCACTTCGTTGATTGATATAATCCTTCAGAGAAATGATAATTCCATCATAATCAACTCCTAGGCCCTTGTCCCATTTGGCATAATTTCGTTCTACGGCGCCATTGGTTCTCAGGTAACTGACTGCATCATCTACTACTTTTTGGAGACTAGCATTACTCCAGACATCCTTTCGAATGGCATTCCAACGAGTTTTCACCTGTTGACGAAATTGTGGATCAGCCAATAATTTGGGCCACCAAAAATGAATCATCCATGGATCATTGGATACATAGTTATTGTAATTCATGACCCAACCATCCATTGGAATTCTTCCTCCCTCATCAAATGCGAGATTCATATCCCAAACTGGCCCCATTTCAAGTTTACCATCCCGATTTTTTACCAAATAGGTACTGAGACGATAGGCATCCACATTTCGAGTTAGTTCATTGACCAGAAAATAATCTACAAATGTGCTTACCTCAATGTAATCTGTGTAAGTCCGCAAATCCGAAGAAAAATCATCAGCAAGGAGTGCTGCCTCAAACTCTTCGATGTAATTCGCGATGTAGTCCTTTTGACTTGCGGTAATATCTTCAGCCTTGGGATATTCATACGTAAAGTAGGTTTCTAGAAACTGCTGAGGATGATAAGGAGCACTATAGGCTGGAAATGTGAGTCTATTCCCATTGATGTCATAATTACTCCTGAA
Above is a window of Algoriphagus sanaruensis DNA encoding:
- a CDS encoding phosphoheptose isomerase, which translates into the protein MKQEIFEKAIALMESLGLEVVKQDRDRPWGGFLVINEDQAKEFAAEFFPEEDLDSLKISGKLSPKILLVAPEMRLSWQYHFRRAEIWRCIEGEVAVATSLTDEEQGRVVLKKGDKIKLQQGERHRLIGLENWCVVAEIWQHTDRENPSDEDDIVRLQDDFGR
- a CDS encoding (2Fe-2S)-binding protein, which gives rise to METYNLHINGKKQEVTAPEDMPLLWVLRDLLQLKGTKFGCGQALCGACTVHLDDIAVRSCSLPISEVGNGKITTIEGLSKEGTHPLQEAWVENVVPQCGYCQGGQIMSAAALLKQNPSPTEEEIESVMQGNLCRCGTYNRIKEAILTASKH
- a CDS encoding PIG-L deacetylase family protein, whose translation is MKKINLILAFSLLSLNLTFAQEKPLRILMIGAHPDDCDIKAGGTAALFSKMGHEVKFLSVTNGDAGHMEMGGGILAKRRYAETQEVAKRLGIQYDVLDNHDGELLPTLEIRLEVIRKIREWGADVVISHRPNDYHPDHRYTGVLVQDAAFMVGVPNIAADTPPLRKNPIFLYYQDNFQKPNPFSPDVVIDITSVIDQKIAALDAHTSQFYEWLPWIGNETDVIPEGKEERITWLKSKRALAPNQAVKQALENWYGKEKASAVEFAEAFEICEYGSRPTQADLLRLFPMISNQKEQ
- a CDS encoding xanthine dehydrogenase family protein molybdopterin-binding subunit encodes the protein MKNFIPVFKEKNKSAEDRSKVFIASRRDFLKIGSLAAGGFVLGVNFQCSSPSGEVITFAPNVYISIGSDNVVTLIAHRSEMGTGIRTSLPMIMADELGADWNAIKIVQAEGDEEKYGNQNTDGSFSVRMFFEPMRKAGATARELLIQAAASKWGVDPAECYTENSEVHLKESRKKVKFGDLVEILPTLPLPDANSVKTKDLAEYKLVGTDVAIYDAKDIATGKAVFGADVDLPNMQIAMIARSPVVGAKILSYSDEKALAIPGVSQVIKIEGAGIPAGLDKPLEGLAVLASNTWAAKKGREALEIEWDLGPNQTYNSAEQLAEMVQSTQKPGKVRRERGNFNSAKSSASKVLDKTFQAPFYAHATMEPIAVIAEYRGDGSIEIWAPTQHPQWARGAVAGALGLELEKVKMNVTLLGGGFGRKSKPDAVVEAALLSKAAKVPVRVQWTREDDIHHDFYHAQSAQRIVATLDSSNQLTGWNHHTVFPAIGATGNPDELHPSDGELGLGCTDYPFDVPNLRIETHESKAHTRIGWLRSVSNIHHAFAIQCMMDEIAEMRGKDPIEQAIELLGEDRNLSFAEETGGKYENYGEKIEDFPWNTGRMKKVIQAVAEKSNWAAQVAAGKAVGFAAHKSFLTYVACVVLVEKDANGRLTIPEVHYAVDCGIPVNTDRIKSQFEGGAQFATSLAMTSAITFENGQVQQNNFDSYQIIRMPQAPKKIEVHIVSSTEKPTGVGEPPVPPYIPALANAVYKLTGKRIYSLPFSI